In Sphingobacteriaceae bacterium, the following proteins share a genomic window:
- a CDS encoding ribosome biogenesis GTPase Der, giving the protein MSNVVAIVGRPNVGKSTLFNRLTETRQAIVDEVAGVTRDRHYGKAEWQGVEFSVIDTGGYIRGSEDIFEGEIRKQVQIAIDESSALIFVVDVVEGVSQYDTEVAKIIRKSKKQCIVVANKVDSHEKAAYSAEFYQFGLGDVFPISAISGSGTGDMLDALVAMLPKDEGGLEEINIPRIAIVGRPNVGKSSLTNALLGEERNIVTAVAGTTRDTINTRYTKFGHDFWLIDTAGIRRKAKVHEDLEFYSVMRSVNAIERSDVCLLLIDAEQGVEAQDLSILSLIERNRKGVAIIVNKWDLIEKDTKTAKEYEEKIRERIKPFKDIPILFISVHDKQRIMKAVEIAMTVYANKTRHIPTRELNDFLLPLIESTPPQAVKGKYVKVKYITQLKTEALFMFYCNLPQYVTEAYKRFLENKIRENYDFSGVPIVVSMRKKT; this is encoded by the coding sequence ATGTCAAATGTAGTAGCTATAGTAGGAAGACCCAATGTTGGTAAATCGACACTTTTTAATCGTTTAACCGAAACCCGTCAGGCTATTGTTGACGAAGTTGCGGGTGTTACCCGTGATCGTCACTACGGTAAAGCAGAATGGCAGGGTGTTGAGTTTAGTGTTATAGACACAGGTGGTTATATCAGAGGCAGCGAGGATATTTTTGAGGGCGAGATCCGCAAACAAGTTCAGATTGCGATCGACGAAAGTTCGGCCTTGATATTTGTGGTGGATGTGGTAGAAGGCGTTTCTCAGTATGACACAGAAGTAGCCAAGATCATTCGCAAAAGTAAAAAGCAGTGCATTGTGGTTGCTAATAAAGTTGACAGTCACGAAAAAGCTGCGTATTCAGCAGAATTTTACCAGTTCGGTTTAGGAGATGTTTTTCCTATTTCCGCTATCAGTGGAAGCGGCACAGGCGACATGTTAGATGCTTTGGTAGCTATGCTTCCTAAGGACGAAGGCGGACTTGAAGAAATAAATATTCCACGCATTGCCATTGTAGGGAGGCCTAATGTAGGAAAGTCTTCATTAACAAATGCCTTATTGGGAGAAGAAAGAAATATTGTTACAGCTGTAGCCGGAACAACCCGCGATACTATTAATACACGCTATACCAAATTCGGCCATGATTTTTGGTTAATTGATACTGCAGGCATTCGCCGTAAGGCTAAAGTGCATGAAGACCTTGAATTTTACAGTGTAATGCGCAGTGTGAATGCCATTGAAAGAAGTGATGTATGTTTACTTTTGATTGATGCAGAGCAAGGTGTAGAAGCTCAGGATCTGAGCATTCTTAGCCTTATCGAAAGAAACCGTAAAGGCGTTGCTATCATCGTAAACAAGTGGGACTTAATTGAAAAAGATACCAAGACAGCTAAAGAATACGAAGAAAAGATCCGCGAGCGCATTAAGCCTTTTAAAGATATTCCCATTTTATTTATTTCCGTTCACGACAAACAAAGAATTATGAAAGCGGTGGAAATTGCAATGACTGTTTATGCAAATAAAACACGTCACATTCCTACCCGTGAGTTGAATGACTTTTTACTGCCCCTTATTGAAAGCACACCACCGCAGGCGGTGAAGGGTAAGTACGTAAAAGTAAAATACATTACACAATTAAAAACGGAAGCATTATTTATGTTCTATTGCAACCTGCCGCAGTACGTGACTGAAGCTTACAAACGTTTTCTTGAAAATAAAATACGTGAAAACTACGACTTTTCTGGTGTGCCGATCGTAGTAAGTATGCGTAAAAAAACCTAG
- a CDS encoding GyrI-like domain-containing protein, translating to MLPEITTLQSKKLIGMQRSMSFAGNTTPQLWGSFMPRKEEIQNVVGSHLYSVQSYGADFFKYFDPKKEFTKWAALEVSNDQQVPKGMESFILPEGLYAVFHYKGLNTDPSIFQYILGTWLPQSEYLLDSRPHFEVLGAKYKNNDPASEEEIWIPIRKK from the coding sequence ATGTTACCGGAAATTACAACTCTTCAAAGTAAAAAACTTATTGGAATGCAAAGGTCGATGAGTTTTGCAGGGAACACTACTCCTCAGCTTTGGGGAAGCTTTATGCCGCGAAAAGAAGAAATACAAAATGTTGTTGGCAGCCACCTTTATTCCGTTCAATCTTACGGTGCGGATTTTTTCAAATATTTTGATCCAAAAAAAGAATTTACAAAATGGGCTGCTTTAGAAGTTTCCAATGATCAACAGGTGCCGAAAGGAATGGAGAGTTTCATTTTACCCGAAGGCTTGTACGCTGTATTTCATTACAAAGGCTTAAACACAGATCCGTCCATCTTTCAATATATTTTAGGAACCTGGTTACCGCAATCAGAATATTTGCTTGATAGTCGTCCGCATTTCGAGGTCCTCGGAGCAAAATACAAAAACAACGACCCCGCCTCAGAAGAAGAGATTTGGATCCCTATCCGAAAAAAATAA
- a CDS encoding DNA topoisomerase I codes for MSKNLVIVESPAKAKTIEGFLGKDYTVRSSFGHVRDLVKKGFGIDLEKNFTPTYEVQPDKERVIAELKKLSKGADMVWLASDEDREGEAISWHLYETLGLEKSKTKRIVFHEITKPAIQKAIANPREIDINLVNAQQARRILDRLVGFELSPILWKKIRPSLSAGRVQSVAVRLIVEREREVKSFQSTSAFKVSAQFSVGGKGVLKAELDNRFKTEAEANAFLEKCKGAIYAINSIETKPAKRTPSAPFTTSTLQQEASRKLGFSVSQTMVVAQRLYEAGKITYMRTDSVNLSETAMSQAKEAITNNYGAKYHNPRQYKTKSKGAQEAHEAIRPTYISTSEIDGERNEQRLYDLIWKRTIASQMADAELEKTTVKVGISTTPEQFVAQGEVLKFDGFLKVYMESKDDDETEDEENSSILPPMNQGDKLLVREITATERFTHHPARYTEASLVKKLEELGIGRPSTYAPTISTVQKRNYVEKTDREGTLRNYTMLTFEGTTITKENKTENTGAEKNKLFPTDIGAVVNDFLIQYFPNILDFNFTARVEEEFDEIAEGKIKWTDMLEEFYRPFHKTVENTSENSERASGERALGKDPKSGKPVIVRIGRFGPLAQIGETNEETGEKATFASLRKEQSIENLTLEEALDLFKLPMNLGLYKEKEVVIGVGRFGPYVKWGEAYISIPRTEDPLKVDMDRAVELITEKELADAPIAHSHGKPITKGKGRFGPFIKHGDLFINVPRAYNFDNLSQSDIDELVGKKLDKEANRFIQQWPEDKIALENGRWGPFIRFGKNMLKLIKEEGGKYTPEEISTLTLEDVKKMIEIQLPGAFDKKGKKGSAKKITGAAKKAAPKKEGVVKKLAPKKTTVKKAASKKAAPRKAAAKKKK; via the coding sequence ATGAGCAAAAATTTAGTAATTGTTGAGTCCCCCGCAAAAGCAAAAACCATAGAAGGATTTTTAGGGAAAGATTATACGGTAAGATCGAGTTTTGGACATGTACGTGACCTGGTAAAAAAGGGCTTTGGGATTGACCTGGAAAAGAATTTCACACCCACATACGAAGTACAGCCAGATAAAGAGCGGGTAATTGCCGAATTAAAGAAACTAAGTAAAGGTGCCGATATGGTATGGCTCGCATCCGATGAGGACCGTGAGGGAGAGGCTATCAGCTGGCATTTATACGAGACTTTGGGACTTGAAAAAAGCAAAACCAAGCGTATTGTTTTTCATGAAATTACAAAGCCGGCCATTCAAAAAGCAATTGCAAATCCCCGTGAAATAGACATAAACCTGGTAAACGCACAGCAAGCCCGTCGTATTTTAGACCGCCTGGTAGGGTTTGAATTATCGCCTATCTTATGGAAAAAAATCCGTCCGAGTTTATCTGCGGGACGTGTGCAATCTGTAGCAGTAAGGTTAATTGTAGAACGTGAGCGCGAAGTTAAAAGCTTTCAATCTACCTCAGCATTTAAAGTTTCTGCGCAATTTAGTGTAGGGGGAAAAGGTGTTTTAAAAGCAGAATTAGACAACCGTTTTAAAACGGAAGCAGAAGCCAATGCTTTTTTAGAAAAATGCAAAGGTGCTATCTACGCCATCAATAGTATTGAGACAAAACCTGCAAAGCGTACACCTAGTGCGCCTTTCACAACCTCAACCTTACAACAGGAAGCTTCCCGTAAATTAGGGTTTAGTGTTTCGCAAACAATGGTTGTAGCACAGCGTTTATACGAAGCAGGAAAGATTACCTACATGCGTACCGATTCAGTGAACCTTTCGGAAACCGCCATGTCACAAGCAAAAGAGGCTATTACAAATAATTACGGAGCAAAATATCACAATCCTCGTCAATACAAAACCAAAAGTAAAGGCGCACAAGAGGCTCACGAGGCCATCCGTCCCACTTATATTTCTACTTCAGAAATTGATGGGGAACGCAATGAACAACGTCTTTATGATTTAATCTGGAAACGCACCATTGCCAGTCAGATGGCCGATGCTGAACTTGAAAAAACAACCGTAAAAGTTGGAATCAGCACTACTCCCGAACAATTCGTAGCTCAAGGGGAAGTTTTAAAGTTCGATGGTTTTCTAAAAGTATACATGGAAAGCAAGGACGATGATGAAACCGAAGACGAAGAAAATTCATCGATTCTTCCTCCAATGAATCAAGGGGATAAATTGCTGGTAAGAGAAATTACAGCTACCGAAAGATTCACGCATCATCCTGCTCGTTACACCGAAGCGAGCCTGGTAAAAAAATTAGAAGAACTTGGTATTGGTCGTCCGAGTACCTACGCACCAACTATCAGCACGGTTCAAAAACGTAATTATGTTGAGAAAACGGATCGTGAAGGAACATTGCGTAATTATACCATGCTGACTTTTGAAGGCACAACCATTACAAAAGAAAACAAAACCGAAAATACAGGGGCTGAAAAAAATAAATTATTTCCAACCGATATCGGAGCAGTGGTAAACGATTTTTTAATTCAATATTTCCCAAACATTCTTGATTTTAATTTTACTGCCCGCGTGGAAGAAGAATTTGACGAGATCGCTGAGGGAAAAATTAAATGGACCGACATGCTGGAAGAATTTTACAGACCTTTTCATAAGACTGTAGAAAACACCAGCGAAAACAGTGAACGTGCCAGTGGAGAACGTGCTTTAGGAAAAGATCCTAAAAGCGGCAAGCCGGTTATCGTTAGAATTGGAAGATTTGGGCCGCTGGCGCAAATAGGCGAAACCAACGAAGAAACAGGAGAGAAAGCAACTTTTGCCAGTTTAAGAAAAGAACAAAGTATTGAAAATTTAACTTTAGAAGAAGCTCTCGATCTTTTTAAATTACCAATGAATCTTGGTCTTTACAAAGAAAAAGAAGTGGTGATTGGTGTTGGACGTTTTGGTCCTTATGTAAAATGGGGTGAAGCCTATATTTCAATTCCAAGAACAGAAGATCCTTTAAAAGTAGATATGGATCGCGCGGTAGAATTGATCACTGAAAAAGAACTGGCAGATGCACCGATTGCACATTCTCATGGAAAGCCTATTACTAAAGGCAAAGGACGTTTTGGTCCGTTTATTAAACACGGAGATTTATTTATAAATGTACCACGCGCTTACAATTTTGATAATTTATCGCAGTCAGACATTGACGAACTGGTAGGTAAAAAATTAGATAAAGAAGCCAACCGTTTTATTCAACAATGGCCCGAAGATAAAATCGCTTTAGAAAACGGCCGTTGGGGACCATTTATCCGTTTCGGTAAAAACATGCTGAAACTTATTAAAGAAGAAGGCGGAAAATACACACCTGAAGAGATCAGTACTTTAACATTGGAAGATGTGAAGAAGATGATTGAAATTCAGTTGCCTGGAGCCTTTGATAAAAAAGGAAAAAAAGGGTCGGCCAAAAAAATTACCGGAGCAGCTAAAAAAGCAGCACCAAAAAAAGAAGGAGTGGTTAAGAAATTAGCTCCAAAAAAAACCACGGTGAAGAAAGCCGCCAGCAAAAAAGCAGCTCCACGCAAGGCGGCTGCTAAAAAGAAAAAATAA
- a CDS encoding tRNA (N6-isopentenyl adenosine(37)-C2)-methylthiotransferase MiaB, producing the protein MNSENKIIDEKVQGTPFMVETKNPAGKKMFLESYGCQMNFADSEIVASILMDKGYSTTNKFEEADVIFLNTCAIRENAELRVRNRLNDFKKAKKANPKLLVGVLGCMAERLKSQFLEQEKLVDIVVGPDAYRDLPGLIEEAEDGHKAINVILSKEETYADLTPVRLGSNGVNAYISIMRGCDNMCSFCVVPFTRGRERSRDPESIVAEAADLFSKGYKEVTLLGQNVDSYLYTGGGLKKETLTEEQKASSVSFAQLLERVALVDPKLRVRYSTSHPKDMTDDVLEVIAKYHNICNYIHLPVQSGSSRILNMMNRGYTREWYLDRMAAINRIIPGCGISTDIITGFCSETEEEHQETISLMKEVQFDYAYMFSYSERPKTLAERKYADDVPEEVKSRRLAEIVELQRKNSGIKTQLGLGKVHEVLVEGFSKKSDQELMGRNPQNTVVVFPKGNYKKGDYVNVLVTKCTTSTLIGEAVTE; encoded by the coding sequence ATGAATTCAGAGAATAAAATTATAGACGAAAAAGTTCAGGGAACACCTTTCATGGTCGAAACTAAAAATCCGGCAGGGAAGAAAATGTTTTTGGAAAGTTATGGTTGCCAAATGAATTTTGCGGATAGTGAAATTGTGGCTTCCATTTTAATGGATAAGGGCTATAGCACAACCAACAAATTTGAAGAGGCCGATGTTATATTTTTAAATACTTGTGCTATCCGCGAAAATGCGGAATTACGTGTGCGTAACCGTTTGAACGATTTTAAGAAAGCAAAAAAGGCAAATCCAAAATTATTAGTAGGCGTTCTTGGTTGCATGGCAGAGCGTTTAAAATCGCAATTTTTGGAACAGGAAAAACTGGTTGATATTGTTGTTGGTCCTGATGCCTACAGAGATTTACCCGGACTTATAGAAGAAGCAGAAGATGGACACAAAGCCATTAACGTTATATTAAGCAAAGAAGAAACCTACGCTGATCTTACTCCGGTGCGCCTTGGAAGCAATGGTGTAAATGCCTACATCAGTATTATGCGCGGTTGCGATAATATGTGTAGTTTTTGTGTAGTTCCGTTTACAAGAGGGCGCGAGCGCAGCCGGGATCCTGAGAGTATTGTGGCAGAAGCCGCAGATCTTTTCAGCAAAGGTTACAAAGAAGTTACCTTATTAGGTCAGAACGTAGACAGTTATCTATATACAGGTGGCGGATTAAAAAAAGAAACACTTACCGAGGAGCAAAAAGCAAGCTCCGTAAGTTTCGCTCAGTTACTGGAACGCGTGGCATTAGTAGATCCAAAATTACGTGTACGTTACTCTACATCACATCCAAAAGATATGACAGACGATGTACTCGAAGTCATTGCCAAATACCATAACATTTGTAATTACATTCACCTGCCGGTGCAAAGTGGAAGCAGCAGAATTTTAAACATGATGAACCGCGGTTATACGCGCGAATGGTATTTAGATAGAATGGCGGCCATTAACAGGATCATTCCTGGTTGCGGTATCAGTACGGATATCATTACCGGTTTTTGTTCAGAGACAGAAGAAGAGCATCAGGAAACTATCAGCTTAATGAAAGAAGTTCAATTCGATTACGCCTATATGTTTTCTTATAGCGAACGTCCGAAGACTCTTGCAGAACGTAAGTATGCGGATGATGTTCCGGAAGAAGTAAAAAGTCGTAGACTTGCTGAGATTGTTGAATTGCAAAGAAAGAATAGTGGAATCAAAACGCAGTTAGGATTGGGGAAAGTTCACGAAGTTTTAGTGGAGGGATTTTCGAAAAAATCGGATCAGGAATTGATGGGAAGAAATCCACAAAATACCGTAGTTGTTTTTCCAAAAGGAAATTATAAAAAAGGAGATTATGTGAATGTGCTGGTAACTAAGTGCACGACTAGTACATTGATAGGAGAGGCAGTAACAGAATAG
- a CDS encoding four helix bundle protein, giving the protein MAHNFLNLMIWQKSMDLTDLVFFYNKNMPSDERFNLTDQMNRSSCSIPSNIAEGSGKRTKKHFAEFLSIAISSAYELQTQLLICQRRNYGKKEELEKCLVLVVEIQKMIFSFKEKIEGN; this is encoded by the coding sequence ATGGCGCACAACTTTTTAAATTTAATGATTTGGCAAAAATCAATGGACTTAACGGATTTGGTTTTCTTTTATAATAAAAATATGCCTTCAGATGAGCGGTTTAATCTGACAGATCAAATGAACAGAAGTTCTTGCTCCATTCCTTCAAACATTGCAGAAGGTTCAGGTAAAAGAACAAAGAAGCATTTTGCTGAATTTCTTTCTATCGCAATTTCTTCAGCTTATGAATTGCAAACTCAGTTATTGATTTGTCAAAGAAGAAATTATGGTAAAAAAGAAGAATTGGAGAAATGTTTAGTGTTAGTAGTTGAAATACAAAAAATGATTTTTTCATTTAAAGAAAAAATTGAAGGTAATTAA